A window of the Lactuca sativa cultivar Salinas chromosome 7, Lsat_Salinas_v11, whole genome shotgun sequence genome harbors these coding sequences:
- the LOC128127461 gene encoding xyloglucan endotransglucosylase protein 1-like isoform X2: protein MDISFGGERAKILNGGQDLSLSLDQYSGSGFQSKHEYLFGRFDMQLKLVPGNSAGTVTTFYLSSQGAGHDEIDFEFLGNSTGNPYTIHTNVYSQGKGNKEQQFHLWFDPTAAFHTYTIVWNSLRIIFLIDNIPVRVFNNNDAAGVPFPKSQPMRVYASLWNADDWATQGGRVKTDWTNAPFTALYRKFNANAKKVGPNSSWSTQGLDAAGRNRIRWVQTKHMIYNYCNDRKRFPNGISAECKTSRFL, encoded by the exons ATGGACATCAGTTTTGGGGGTGAACGTGCTAAAATTCTGAATGGAGGTCAGGATCTTTCACTTTCACTCGACCAATACTCTGGATCGGGTTTCCAGTCGAAGCACGAGTACCTGTTTGGAAGGTTCGACATGCAACTCAAACTAGTACCAGGCAATTCTGCTGGCACCGTCACCACATTCTAC TTGTCATCACAAGGTGCGGGTCACGATGAGATCGACTTCGAGTTCTTGGGCAACTCCACGGGAAACCCTTACACAATTCACACCAATGTGTATTCACAAGGGAAAGGAAACAAAGAACAGCAGTTCCACCTTTGGTTTGACCCTACCGCAGCCTTCCACACCTATACCATCGTATGGAACAGTCTAAGAATTAT TTTCTTGATAGATAACATACCAGTAAGGGTGTTCAATAACAATGATGCTGCTGGAGTCCCATTTCCCAAGAGCCAACCCATGAGGGTTTATGCCAGCCTGTGGAACGCGGATGACTGGGCAACCCAAGGTGGGCGTGTGAAGACCGACTGGACTAATGCGCCTTTCACCGCGTTATACAGGAAATTCAATGCCAATGCCAAAAAAGTTGGTCCCAATTCA TCATGGAGTACCCAAGGACTTGATGCAGCTGGCCGAAATAGGATCCGATGGGTGCAAACCAAGCACATGATCTACAACTACTGCAACGACCGCAAACGGTTTcccaatggtatttcagcggaatGCAAGACCTCTAGATTCCTTTAA
- the LOC128127461 gene encoding xyloglucan endotransglucosylase protein 1-like isoform X1: MAKSNSNLCAVVLLISILIVAASAGSFYDDMDISFGGERAKILNGGQDLSLSLDQYSGSGFQSKHEYLFGRFDMQLKLVPGNSAGTVTTFYLSSQGAGHDEIDFEFLGNSTGNPYTIHTNVYSQGKGNKEQQFHLWFDPTAAFHTYTIVWNSLRIIFLIDNIPVRVFNNNDAAGVPFPKSQPMRVYASLWNADDWATQGGRVKTDWTNAPFTALYRKFNANAKKVGPNSVSTSSINDNQSWSTQGLDAAGRNRIRWVQTKHMIYNYCNDRKRFPNGISAECKTSRFL; encoded by the exons ATGGCAAAGTCGAACTCTAATCTTTGTGCAGTTGTTCTTTTAATATCAATTCTAATAGTAGCAGCATCAGCAGGGAGTTTTTACGATGACATGGACATCAGTTTTGGGGGTGAACGTGCTAAAATTCTGAATGGAGGTCAGGATCTTTCACTTTCACTCGACCAATACTCTGGATCGGGTTTCCAGTCGAAGCACGAGTACCTGTTTGGAAGGTTCGACATGCAACTCAAACTAGTACCAGGCAATTCTGCTGGCACCGTCACCACATTCTAC TTGTCATCACAAGGTGCGGGTCACGATGAGATCGACTTCGAGTTCTTGGGCAACTCCACGGGAAACCCTTACACAATTCACACCAATGTGTATTCACAAGGGAAAGGAAACAAAGAACAGCAGTTCCACCTTTGGTTTGACCCTACCGCAGCCTTCCACACCTATACCATCGTATGGAACAGTCTAAGAATTAT TTTCTTGATAGATAACATACCAGTAAGGGTGTTCAATAACAATGATGCTGCTGGAGTCCCATTTCCCAAGAGCCAACCCATGAGGGTTTATGCCAGCCTGTGGAACGCGGATGACTGGGCAACCCAAGGTGGGCGTGTGAAGACCGACTGGACTAATGCGCCTTTCACCGCGTTATACAGGAAATTCAATGCCAATGCCAAAAAAGTTGGTCCCAATTCAGTATCTACAAGCTCAATAAATGATAACCAGTCATGGAGTACCCAAGGACTTGATGCAGCTGGCCGAAATAGGATCCGATGGGTGCAAACCAAGCACATGATCTACAACTACTGCAACGACCGCAAACGGTTTcccaatggtatttcagcggaatGCAAGACCTCTAGATTCCTTTAA
- the LOC128127462 gene encoding xyloglucan endotransglucosylase protein 1-like yields MAKSNSNLCAVVLLISILIVAASAGSFYDDMDISFGGERAKILNGGQDLSLSLDQYSGSGFQSKHEYLFGRFDMQLKLVPGNSAGTVTTFYLSSQGAGHDEIDFEFLGNSTGNPYTIHTNVYSQGKGNKEQQFHLWFDPTAAFHTYTIVWNSLRIIFLIDNIPVRVFNNNDAAGVPFPKSQPMRVYASLWNTDDWATQGGRVKTDWTNAPFTALYRKFNANAKKVGPNSVSTSSINDNQSWSTQGLDAAGRNRIRWVQTKHMIYNYCNDRKRFPNGISAECKTSRFL; encoded by the exons ATGGCAAAGTCGAACTCTAATCTTTGTGCAGTTGTTCTTTTAATATCAATTCTAATAGTAGCAGCATCAGCAGGGAGTTTTTACGATGACATGGACATCAGTTTTGGGGGTGAACGTGCTAAAATTCTGAATGGAGGTCAGGATCTTTCACTTTCACTCGACCAATACTCTGGATCGGGTTTCCAGTCGAAGCACGAGTACCTGTTTGGAAGGTTCGACATGCAACTCAAACTAGTACCAGGCAATTCTGCTGGCACCGTCACCACATTCTAC TTGTCATCACAAGGTGCGGGTCACGATGAGATCGACTTCGAGTTCTTGGGCAACTCCACGGGAAACCCTTACACAATTCACACCAATGTGTATTCACAAGGGAAAGGAAACAAAGAACAGCAGTTCCACCTTTGGTTTGACCCTACCGCAGCCTTCCACACCTATACCATCGTATGGAACAGTCTAAGAATTAT TTTCTTAATAGATAACATACCAGTAAGGGTGTTCAATAACAATGATGCTGCTGGAGTCCCATTTCCCAAGAGCCAACCCATGAGGGTTTATGCCAGCCTGTGGAACACGGATGACTGGGCAACCCAAGGTGGGCGTGTGAAGACCGACTGGACTAATGCGCCTTTCACCGCGTTATACAGGAAATTCAATGCCAATGCCAAAAAAGTTGGTCCCAATTCAGTATCTACAAGCTCAATAAATGATAACCAGTCATGGAGTACCCAAGGACTTGATGCAGCTGGCCGAAATAGGATCCGATGGGTGCAAACCAAGCACATGATCTACAACTACTGCAACGACCGCAAACGGTTTcccaatggtatttcagcggaatGCAAGACCTCTAGATTCCTTTAA
- the LOC128127463 gene encoding xyloglucan endotransglucosylase protein 1-like, which translates to MAKSNSNLCAVVLLISILIVAASAGSFYDDMDISFGGERAKILNGGQDLSLSLDQYSGSGFQSKHEYLFGRFDMQLKLVPGNSAGTVTTFYLSSQGAGHDEIDFEFLGNSTGNPYTIHTNVYSQGKGNKEQQFHLWFDPTAAFHTYTIVWNSLRIIFLIDNIPVRVFNNNDAAGVPFPKSQPMRVYASLWNADDWATQGGRVKTDWTNAPFTALYRKFNANAKKVGPNSVSTSSINDNQSWSTQGLDAAGRNRIRWVQTKHMIYNYCNDHKRFPNGISAECKTSRFL; encoded by the exons ATGGCAAAGTCGAACTCTAATCTTTGTGCAGTTGTTCTTTTAATATCAATTCTAATAGTAGCAGCATCAGCAGGGAGTTTTTACGATGACATGGACATCAGTTTTGGGGGTGAACGTGCTAAAATTCTGAATGGAGGTCAGGATCTTTCACTTTCACTCGACCAATACTCTGGATCGGGTTTCCAGTCGAAGCACGAGTACCTGTTTGGAAGGTTCGACATGCAACTCAAACTAGTACCAGGCAATTCTGCTGGCACCGTCACCACATTCTAC TTGTCATCACAAGGTGCGGGTCACGATGAGATCGACTTCGAGTTCTTGGGCAACTCCACGGGAAACCCTTACACAATTCACACCAATGTGTATTCACAAGGGAAAGGAAACAAAGAACAGCAGTTCCACCTTTGGTTTGACCCTACCGCAGCCTTCCACACCTATACCATCGTATGGAACAGTCTAAGAATTAT TTTCTTGATAGATAACATACCAGTAAGGGTGTTCAATAACAATGATGCTGCTGGAGTCCCATTTCCCAAGAGCCAACCCATGAGGGTTTATGCCAGCCTGTGGAACGCGGATGACTGGGCAACCCAAGGTGGGCGTGTGAAGACCGACTGGACTAATGCGCCTTTCACCGCGTTATACAGGAAATTCAATGCCAATGCCAAAAAAGTTGGTCCCAATTCAGTATCTACAAGCTCAATAAATGATAACCAGTCATGGAGTACCCAAGGACTTGATGCAGCTGGCCGAAATAGGATCCGATGGGTGCAAACCAAGCACATGATCTACAACTACTGCAACGACCACAAACGGTTTcccaatggtatttcagcggaatGCAAGACCTCTAGATTCCTTTAA
- the LOC128127350 gene encoding xyloglucan endotransglucosylase protein 1-like has product MAKSNSNLCAVVLLISILIVAASAGSFYDDMDISFGGERAKILNGGQDLSLSLDQYSGSGFQSKHEYLFGRFDMQLKLVPGNSAGTVTTFYLSSQGAGHDEIDFEFLGNSTGNPYTIHTNVYSQGKGNKEQQFHLWFDPTAAFHTYTIVWNSLRIIFLIDNIPVRVFNNNDAAGVPFPKSQPMRVYASLWNADDWATQGGSVKTDWTNAPFTASYRKFNANAKKVGPNSVSTSSINDNQSWSTQGLDAAGRNRIRWVQTKHMIYNYCNDRKRFLNGISAECKTSRFL; this is encoded by the exons ATGGCAAAGTCGAACTCTAATCTTTGTGCAGTTGTTCTTTTAATATCAATTCTAATAGTAGCAGCATCAGCAGGGAGTTTTTACGATGACATGGACATCAGTTTTGGGGGTGAACGTGCTAAAATTCTGAATGGAGGTCAGGATCTTTCACTTTCACTCGACCAATACTCTGGATCGGGTTTCCAGTCGAAGCACGAGTACCTGTTTGGAAGGTTCGACATGCAACTCAAACTAGTACCAGGCAATTCTGCTGGCACCGTCACCACATTCTAC TTGTCATCACAAGGTGCGGGTCACGATGAGATCGACTTCGAGTTCTTGGGCAACTCCACGGGAAACCCTTACACAATTCACACCAATGTGTATTCACAAGGGAAAGGAAACAAAGAACAGCAGTTCCACCTTTGGTTTGACCCTACTGCAGCCTTCCACACCTATACCATCGTATGGAACAGTCTAAGAATTAT TTTCTTGATAGATAACATACCAGTAAGGGTGTTCAATAACAATGATGCTGCTGGAGTCCCATTTCCCAAGAGCCAACCCATGAGGGTGTATGCCAGCCTATGGAACGCGGATGACTGGGCAACCCAAGGTGGGAGTGTGAAGACCGACTGGACTAATGCGCCTTTCACCGCGTCATACAGGAAATTCAATGCCAATGCCAAAAAAGTTGGTCCCAATTCAGTATCTACAAGCTCCATAAATGATAACCAGTCATGGAGTACCCAAGGACTTGATGCAGCCGGCCGAAACAGGATCCGATGGGTGCAAACCAAGCACATGATCTACAACTACTGCAACGACCGCAAACGGTTtctcaatggtatttcagcggaatGCAAGACCTCTAGATTCCTTTAA